The following coding sequences lie in one Borreliella spielmanii genomic window:
- a CDS encoding ATP-binding protein gives MKKANFLNTNFLILLLVCFVNANLFSKDIFKFKLVDQYFPFYYKNDKGEYVGLIFSILDKWSKDNNVEIKVEPIGTLNESKIEDEAIYLGLTYNSKLNDLFYFKSELARSISILFSKSSNKKYKNTHSTFLSNFNIGVVKSTIYEDILRLRGANAIFLADNVQDLLLALKNDKVDYVYGDCKTLHYVAKRFLGEDLAIFNGDVFYSIKNRVAISRNAPEIIKNLNLDLFSYLMKLPDEYVFSFLDRTSKGNFIDVGLYNDYPPLSFINSKGNLSGILVDLWNLLSRQHIFKPIFKGFSKEDIKKSLEGKSVGIFGGIISNDSVFENVNYVVSKPIYPLNFKFYSKGLNKNIGPINSQFIDFNFNNIQLNKNQDIVNNFIDIVNNSYGFIENSITTKYLLKLNGYNGRLKSYDLIFNKNRFLVLAIDNRIYKVIKYILNAIFDDISFESLLQIDKNWLDKEEINSSRINSYKIMNKVKFNIEEKIWLLENNKLNLAVKNWYPIDYVEANNYKGINQFLLDKIKMFAGLEFNIIKTSSSLDLKKLIKSGKIDMLNTNAIDSNLDNVFNIKLNSRIPLYIFSNKKRVLPSRSLERLAVLDFLYSKNLVSNVKSKLVLVSSFKEALLLLYKGNIDGIISDEHTAAAVFEELNVFDVEKLPIFRDLAFDLSLAIYDQDYILKEIIQKVVMRSNVDSQRYLNDWKFDVYYKSKGSRFKNFKFSVVTVIIFYFTFFVFVIIFLFKLSFEQKRRYSFVMNEKKIAEAANAAKTMFIANVSHDIRTPINGIMAATELLDTTILTNVQKDYVSMINYSSDSLLSLIDDILYLSQIDVNELHVESQQIDLESEMEMVLKTFQSQCAKKNIDLFSYSKSIFNNYIKGDIVKIKQVLINLIGNAFKFTDEGVIVLNYEEVYRTIVDGDRLVTVEFKVIDTGKGIKRENLSKIFEIFKQEDDSSSRVYEGAGLGLSISRELIRLMGGLGIAVDSKVEEGTTFSFMLPFFLGSELNKSKNLSINRLKSININSKVLNVLLSQKSIKIYKHCSTLLGYSSNVHYVASFEDAYKFFKKYSFYNFVCVNVNNDNIEESIRFANNIEKLSPDVQIIFLFYCLDNKALKNLKYMYVKKPLTGLGISSILFKKEFKSKMDFVENLGLIDSAFKIKEPISVLIAEDNQVNQKVLKDILIVIGINENFIDVVDDGVKALKSLKEKKYAISFIDIRMPRYDGFSVAKEIRKFEKVKNLKPCVLIAVTAHALQEYKNKCFESGMNDYISKPIHISSIKGILKKYLQFEVDNIGKSEDLNQLVKFPNLDINRALKELNLSYLSYSELCRGLVDFISINIIDLEKAFDEENLYLIRDISHSISGALSNMRSALYKDFKKIETSKDSIYELKKMYSFVKDDLLRLISDIKENVLFESEIVSENKLYFKNNDQFLNLLNRLLIGIKTRKPREYKEILKSIDKYVLDDKIQELFSDFRRNLRLYRFDESSKILKEIIEILSNKRYW, from the coding sequence ATGAAAAAAGCAAACTTCTTAAATACTAATTTTTTAATTTTGCTTTTGGTTTGTTTTGTCAATGCCAATTTATTTTCTAAGGATATTTTCAAGTTTAAACTTGTAGATCAATATTTTCCTTTTTACTATAAGAATGATAAAGGAGAATATGTAGGGCTTATTTTTTCTATTTTAGATAAATGGTCAAAAGACAATAATGTTGAGATTAAAGTTGAGCCTATTGGCACTTTAAATGAAAGTAAAATTGAAGATGAAGCAATATATTTAGGATTGACTTATAATTCAAAATTAAATGATTTGTTTTATTTTAAAAGTGAGCTTGCTAGGAGCATTTCAATTTTATTTTCTAAAAGCTCTAATAAAAAATATAAAAATACCCATTCAACATTTTTATCCAACTTTAATATAGGGGTTGTTAAAAGTACAATATATGAGGATATCTTAAGGCTAAGAGGTGCTAACGCCATTTTTTTAGCTGATAATGTCCAAGATCTATTATTGGCTTTAAAAAATGATAAAGTTGATTATGTATATGGTGATTGTAAGACGTTACATTATGTTGCAAAGCGTTTTTTAGGTGAAGATCTTGCTATTTTTAACGGAGATGTTTTTTATAGTATCAAAAATAGGGTGGCTATTAGTAGAAATGCTCCTGAGATAATAAAGAATTTGAATTTAGATTTGTTTTCATATTTGATGAAACTACCTGATGAATATGTTTTTTCTTTTTTAGATAGAACTTCTAAGGGAAATTTTATTGATGTTGGTTTGTATAACGATTATCCCCCTTTAAGCTTTATTAATTCAAAAGGAAATTTGTCTGGCATTTTAGTGGATTTGTGGAATCTTCTCTCAAGGCAGCATATCTTTAAACCTATTTTTAAAGGATTTTCTAAAGAGGATATTAAAAAATCATTAGAGGGAAAGTCAGTGGGAATTTTTGGAGGAATTATTAGCAATGATAGCGTATTTGAAAATGTTAATTATGTAGTAAGTAAGCCAATATATCCTCTTAATTTTAAATTTTATTCTAAAGGTTTAAACAAGAATATTGGTCCAATAAATTCTCAGTTTATTGATTTTAATTTTAATAATATTCAATTAAATAAGAATCAAGATATTGTTAATAACTTTATAGATATTGTCAATAATTCATATGGGTTTATAGAAAATTCAATAACAACAAAATATTTATTAAAATTAAATGGATATAACGGTAGGTTAAAATCTTACGATTTGATTTTTAATAAAAATAGGTTTTTGGTATTAGCTATTGATAATAGGATTTATAAGGTTATCAAATATATTCTTAATGCTATATTTGATGATATTTCATTTGAATCTTTACTTCAAATAGATAAAAATTGGTTAGACAAAGAAGAGATTAATAGTTCTCGAATAAATAGTTATAAAATTATGAATAAGGTTAAATTTAATATAGAAGAAAAAATTTGGTTACTAGAAAATAATAAATTAAATCTTGCTGTTAAAAATTGGTACCCAATAGATTATGTTGAAGCAAATAATTATAAAGGAATAAATCAATTTTTGCTTGATAAGATTAAAATGTTTGCAGGTTTAGAATTTAACATAATTAAAACGTCTAGTAGTTTGGATCTAAAAAAATTAATCAAATCTGGAAAAATCGATATGCTAAATACTAATGCGATCGATTCAAATTTAGATAATGTTTTCAATATAAAGTTAAATTCTCGAATTCCACTTTATATTTTTTCAAATAAAAAAAGGGTGCTTCCATCAAGATCTTTAGAGAGGCTTGCCGTACTTGATTTTTTATATAGTAAAAATTTAGTTTCTAATGTTAAATCAAAGCTTGTTTTGGTAAGTAGCTTTAAAGAAGCCTTACTTCTTCTTTATAAGGGGAATATAGATGGGATTATTAGTGATGAGCATACAGCTGCAGCTGTTTTTGAAGAATTAAATGTTTTTGATGTTGAAAAACTTCCTATTTTTAGAGATTTGGCTTTTGATTTGAGTCTTGCTATTTATGATCAGGATTATATCTTAAAAGAAATTATTCAAAAAGTTGTTATGCGTTCAAATGTTGATAGTCAGAGATATTTGAATGATTGGAAGTTTGATGTTTATTATAAATCCAAAGGTAGTAGGTTTAAAAATTTCAAATTTTCAGTTGTAACAGTCATTATATTTTATTTTACTTTTTTCGTGTTTGTAATAATTTTTCTGTTTAAATTATCATTTGAGCAGAAAAGAAGATATTCTTTTGTAATGAATGAAAAAAAGATTGCAGAAGCTGCCAATGCTGCTAAAACTATGTTTATAGCAAACGTTAGCCATGATATTCGTACTCCCATTAATGGAATAATGGCGGCTACTGAACTTTTGGATACAACTATTCTTACGAATGTTCAAAAAGACTATGTTAGTATGATAAATTATTCATCTGATTCTTTACTTTCTTTAATTGATGATATATTGTATTTGTCCCAAATAGATGTCAATGAATTACATGTTGAGAGTCAACAGATTGATCTAGAAAGTGAAATGGAAATGGTTTTAAAAACTTTTCAATCTCAATGTGCAAAGAAAAATATTGATTTATTCTCTTATTCCAAATCTATTTTTAATAATTATATAAAAGGTGACATTGTAAAAATTAAACAAGTTTTAATTAATTTAATAGGAAATGCTTTTAAGTTTACAGATGAGGGTGTTATTGTTTTAAACTATGAAGAAGTATACAGAACAATAGTTGATGGTGATAGATTGGTTACAGTTGAATTTAAGGTAATAGATACAGGTAAAGGCATTAAAAGAGAGAATCTTTCTAAGATATTTGAAATATTCAAGCAAGAGGATGATTCTTCTTCAAGGGTTTATGAGGGAGCGGGATTGGGATTGTCAATATCTAGAGAGCTTATAAGACTAATGGGTGGTCTTGGTATTGCTGTTGACAGTAAGGTGGAGGAGGGTACAACTTTTTCATTTATGTTGCCTTTTTTCTTGGGCAGCGAGCTTAATAAAAGTAAAAATTTGTCAATCAATAGATTAAAATCAATAAACATTAATAGTAAAGTATTAAATGTGCTCTTAAGTCAAAAATCTATTAAAATTTATAAGCATTGTTCGACTTTGCTGGGATACTCTTCTAATGTACATTATGTAGCATCTTTTGAGGATGCTTATAAATTTTTTAAGAAATATTCTTTTTATAATTTTGTTTGTGTAAATGTAAATAACGATAATATTGAGGAGAGTATTCGATTTGCTAATAATATTGAAAAACTAAGCCCTGATGTACAAATTATTTTTTTATTTTATTGTTTGGATAACAAAGCTTTGAAAAATTTAAAATATATGTATGTTAAAAAGCCTTTAACAGGGCTTGGTATATCCTCTATTCTTTTTAAAAAAGAGTTTAAATCAAAAATGGATTTTGTTGAAAATTTGGGTTTAATAGATAGTGCTTTTAAAATAAAAGAACCCATTAGTGTGTTAATAGCTGAAGATAATCAAGTAAATCAAAAAGTGTTAAAAGACATTCTTATTGTAATAGGTATTAATGAAAATTTTATTGATGTTGTAGATGATGGAGTAAAGGCTTTAAAATCTTTAAAAGAGAAAAAATATGCTATCTCTTTTATTGATATACGAATGCCAAGATATGATGGATTTTCAGTGGCTAAAGAGATTAGAAAATTTGAAAAGGTAAAGAATTTAAAGCCGTGTGTTTTGATAGCTGTAACAGCGCATGCTTTGCAAGAGTATAAAAATAAGTGTTTTGAAAGTGGTATGAATGATTATATATCAAAACCAATACATATAAGTTCAATTAAAGGCATATTAAAAAAATATTTACAGTTTGAAGTTGATAATATAGGAAAGAGTGAAGATTTGAATCAACTTGTTAAGTTTCCTAATTTAGATATTAACAGAGCTTTAAAAGAATTAAATCTTTCATATTTATCATATTCTGAATTATGTAGAGGACTTGTTGATTTTATTTCTATCAATATTATTGATTTAGAAAAAGCTTTTGATGAGGAGAATTTGTATTTAATTAGGGATATATCCCATTCAATATCTGGAGCTCTTTCTAATATGCGTAGTGCATTGTATAAAGATTTTAAAAAAATTGAAACAAGTAAAGATTCAATTTATGAGTTGAAAAAAATGTATTCTTTTGTAAAGGATGATTTATTGCGACTGATAAGCGACATAAAGGAGAATGTTTTATTTGAGTCTGAGATTGTTAGTGAGAATAAGCTTTACTTTAAGAATAATGATCAATTTTTAAATCTTCTCAATAGACTTTTAATTGGCATTAAAACTAGAAAGCCAAGGGAATACAAAGAAATTCTTAAGAGCATTGATAAGTATGTTTTAGATGATAAGATTCAAGAATTATTTAGTGATTTTCGTAGGAATTTAAGATTATATAGATTCGATGAGAGCTCTAAGATTCTTAAAGAGATTATTGAAATACTTAGCAATAAGAGATATTGGTAG
- a CDS encoding diguanylate cyclase → MEMIIKDKAFEVENQKLLIVDDSPPNLDLLVNILQDAYEVEVATNGLDALKQVEKDSPDLVLLDVGLPDINGYEVCRRLKSDPDTKEIPVIFISSKSSTDAQLEGFNVGGVDYILKPFNSRIIDARVKTHLELKRLRDYFKSLSRIDGLTQIPNRRFFMDKFSKSWMKALESKEIVIVGMLDIDNFKNYNDNYGHTNGDECLKLIAKALYKVALKYKIDVARYGGEEFIFFSVNKNLSEMINIIKTMIDDIKCLRIVHEHSSISSIVTVSIGLAQEIPIDNNFTNIIKLADSKLYEAKVSGRNQFRY, encoded by the coding sequence GTGGAAATGATAATTAAAGATAAAGCTTTTGAAGTGGAGAATCAAAAGCTTTTAATTGTAGATGATTCTCCCCCCAATTTAGATTTATTGGTAAATATATTGCAAGATGCCTATGAAGTTGAAGTTGCAACAAATGGGCTTGATGCTTTAAAGCAAGTTGAAAAAGATAGTCCTGATCTTGTGCTTCTTGATGTAGGTCTTCCAGATATTAATGGTTATGAGGTATGTAGAAGGTTAAAAAGTGATCCTGATACTAAAGAGATCCCCGTAATTTTTATTAGTTCAAAAAGTTCTACAGATGCTCAGCTTGAGGGATTTAATGTTGGTGGAGTGGATTATATTTTAAAGCCTTTTAATAGTCGAATAATTGATGCTAGAGTTAAGACACATCTTGAATTAAAGCGGTTAAGAGATTATTTTAAAAGCTTATCTAGAATTGATGGACTTACTCAGATTCCAAACAGAAGATTTTTTATGGATAAATTTTCTAAGTCATGGATGAAAGCTTTAGAAAGCAAAGAAATAGTAATTGTTGGGATGCTAGATATTGATAATTTTAAAAATTACAATGATAATTATGGCCATACCAATGGCGATGAGTGTCTTAAGTTGATTGCTAAAGCTTTGTATAAGGTTGCTTTAAAATATAAAATAGATGTTGCTCGATATGGAGGAGAGGAATTTATTTTTTTTTCTGTTAATAAGAACTTAAGTGAAATGATTAATATTATTAAAACAATGATTGATGATATAAAGTGTTTAAGGATAGTTCATGAGCATAGCAGTATTTCTAGTATTGTAACTGTTTCAATTGGTCTTGCTCAAGAAATTCCTATTGATAACAATTTTACCAATATCATAAAGCTTGCTGATAGCAAACTTTATGAGGCTAAAGTTTCTGGAAGGAATCAGTTTAGATATTAA
- a CDS encoding adenylate kinase, protein MGLVFLGPPGSGKGTISKIISNEFQYYHISTGDLFRENILNSTTLGKEIKKIVEKGELVPDLITIKMVENKIKAIKNNDNFILDGFPRNICQAKALDKFLPNVKIINFLIDEELLIKRLSGRRICKSCNNIFNIHTLATKNNSICEVCGGDLYQREDDKEECLKTRFKEYKLQTKPLIEFYSKCSRINNVDASVKIDEMRKKIIKIMFKKN, encoded by the coding sequence ATGGGACTTGTATTTTTAGGTCCTCCAGGTTCTGGAAAGGGGACTATTTCAAAAATTATTTCTAACGAATTTCAATATTATCACATTTCAACAGGAGATTTATTTAGAGAAAATATTTTAAATTCTACAACTCTTGGAAAAGAAATAAAAAAAATCGTTGAAAAGGGAGAACTAGTCCCTGACTTAATTACAATAAAAATGGTAGAAAATAAAATTAAAGCTATTAAAAATAATGACAATTTTATTTTAGATGGATTTCCGCGTAATATTTGTCAAGCCAAAGCTCTTGATAAATTTTTACCAAATGTAAAAATAATAAACTTTTTAATTGATGAAGAATTATTAATAAAAAGACTCTCGGGAAGAAGAATTTGTAAATCTTGCAATAATATTTTCAATATACATACCCTAGCCACAAAAAACAATAGCATTTGCGAAGTTTGTGGAGGAGATCTTTACCAACGAGAAGATGATAAAGAAGAATGCTTAAAAACAAGGTTTAAAGAATATAAATTACAAACAAAACCGCTAATAGAATTTTATTCAAAATGCTCTAGAATTAACAATGTTGATGCGTCTGTTAAAATTGATGAAATGAGAAAAAAAATAATTAAAATAATGTTTAAAAAAAATTAA
- a CDS encoding TraB family protein, whose product MDNKTENTKTENCFSHVSKFTIHNKTIYILGTAHVSKKSSEDTANLIEILKPDYIAVELDEARYHSILNTDENEKWRNLDIDKALRQGKAFFLIINIILSNFQKKLAKEQGINPGEEMKTAILKAKKHNIPLILADRKIETTLKRAWISIPIFEKIKIISSLFSLTDTKITKDEIEKLKEQDALSKVMEELSKEIPKVKKALIDERDEFITNKILEGTGIILAIVGAGHVNGIMRTLKEISQNKKIINAEELDKIPKTPFSFSKMLSYFIAISIILLIVSSFYVKGFDFAYKNLKLWIISNSLFSGVASILLKSHPLTILTAITGSPIFSLIPFIGTGMVAGLVEAYINKPKVKDFENLQEELSTTKGYFKNKVTRILLIVLFVNLGSTIGTIVGLKFLLNVFK is encoded by the coding sequence TTGGACAATAAAACAGAAAACACCAAAACAGAAAACTGTTTTTCTCATGTAAGTAAATTTACTATACATAATAAAACAATATATATACTTGGAACTGCTCACGTGTCAAAAAAAAGCTCAGAAGACACTGCAAATTTAATAGAAATCTTAAAACCAGACTATATTGCTGTTGAACTTGATGAAGCTCGCTATCATTCAATCTTAAACACCGATGAAAATGAAAAATGGAGAAACTTAGATATAGATAAAGCACTAAGACAAGGAAAAGCCTTCTTTTTAATAATAAACATAATTCTTAGTAATTTTCAAAAAAAATTAGCAAAAGAACAAGGAATAAACCCCGGAGAGGAAATGAAAACAGCTATTTTAAAAGCTAAAAAGCATAATATTCCGCTAATCCTTGCTGACAGAAAAATTGAAACAACTTTAAAAAGAGCTTGGATATCTATTCCAATATTTGAAAAAATAAAAATAATCTCAAGCCTTTTTTCTCTAACAGATACAAAAATTACAAAAGATGAAATTGAAAAGCTCAAAGAACAGGACGCTCTTTCAAAAGTAATGGAAGAACTTTCAAAAGAAATACCCAAAGTAAAAAAAGCTTTAATTGACGAAAGAGATGAATTTATTACAAACAAAATACTTGAAGGAACAGGTATTATTCTTGCCATTGTGGGCGCAGGCCACGTAAACGGAATAATGAGAACTTTAAAAGAAATAAGCCAAAATAAAAAAATAATAAACGCTGAAGAACTCGACAAAATACCTAAAACCCCTTTTTCATTTAGCAAAATGCTATCTTACTTCATTGCAATTTCAATTATTTTACTAATAGTAAGCTCTTTTTACGTTAAAGGATTTGATTTTGCTTATAAAAATTTAAAGCTTTGGATAATATCTAACTCTCTTTTTTCAGGCGTTGCATCCATCTTATTAAAATCTCACCCTTTAACAATTTTAACAGCTATTACAGGTTCTCCAATATTCTCTCTAATACCATTCATAGGAACGGGCATGGTGGCAGGACTTGTTGAAGCTTATATAAACAAACCAAAAGTCAAAGATTTTGAAAATTTACAAGAAGAATTATCAACAACAAAAGGATATTTCAAAAACAAAGTTACAAGAATTCTATTAATAGTGCTTTTTGTTAACCTTGGATCCACAATTGGAACAATTGTGGGACTTAAATTTTTATTAAATGTTTTCAAATAA
- a CDS encoding chemotaxis protein CheB: METKISVLIIEYFAVKRKLISDLINSSPKLQVIATASNGNFATNKLKKHNPEVILMNLEENNIKDILFLEKKNNINKTIPIVVTSSNQNLINIAALKGADDLILVSKNKKSHENKKEQIINSLLAYGSISIKNKIVFDKDMKTKNNKKANFFLNHKNDIFSLTQLKEHEKEKILNEKEIKKLRLRKFDIIAIGVSAGGPVALKSILPEIPESFPPIIIVQHMPKGFTEEFAKNLNNLCKINVKETTNNEILKQGHAYISSGGYHTKIKKLDGNYQIQTFDGKHINGHKPSIGILFQSIADIAKDKAIALIMTGMGNDGSREIGDIKKAGGLTIAQDKESSMVFGMPKIAIKENNIDYIVPLNHMIKLLKAILINS; this comes from the coding sequence ATGGAAACAAAAATTTCTGTACTTATCATAGAATACTTTGCTGTAAAGAGAAAGCTTATATCAGACCTTATTAATTCGTCTCCTAAGCTTCAAGTCATTGCAACTGCTTCGAATGGCAACTTCGCAACAAATAAGCTTAAAAAGCATAACCCCGAAGTAATATTAATGAATTTAGAAGAAAACAACATTAAAGATATTCTCTTTTTAGAAAAAAAAAACAATATAAACAAAACAATACCAATTGTCGTCACATCTTCAAATCAAAACCTAATAAATATTGCTGCTTTAAAAGGAGCTGATGATCTTATATTAGTATCTAAAAATAAAAAATCACATGAAAACAAAAAAGAACAAATTATCAATTCTCTTTTAGCTTATGGATCGATATCTATAAAAAACAAAATTGTCTTCGATAAGGATATGAAAACAAAAAACAATAAAAAAGCTAATTTCTTTTTAAATCATAAAAATGACATTTTTTCATTAACTCAACTTAAAGAACATGAAAAAGAAAAAATATTAAATGAAAAAGAAATAAAAAAACTTAGATTGAGAAAATTTGACATAATAGCCATTGGAGTATCAGCAGGGGGTCCTGTGGCCTTAAAATCAATATTGCCAGAAATACCTGAAAGCTTTCCACCAATAATAATTGTTCAACATATGCCTAAAGGATTTACAGAAGAATTTGCAAAAAATCTTAACAATCTTTGTAAAATAAACGTAAAAGAAACCACCAATAACGAAATATTAAAACAAGGACACGCATACATAAGCTCGGGTGGATATCATACAAAAATAAAAAAACTCGATGGTAACTATCAAATACAAACTTTCGATGGTAAACATATAAATGGCCACAAACCATCTATTGGGATATTATTTCAATCTATCGCAGATATTGCAAAAGATAAAGCAATTGCTCTAATAATGACTGGAATGGGAAACGATGGATCAAGAGAAATTGGCGATATAAAAAAAGCCGGGGGACTAACTATTGCACAAGATAAAGAAAGTTCCATGGTTTTTGGAATGCCAAAAATAGCAATAAAAGAAAACAACATAGACTATATAGTTCCACTAAACCATATGATAAAATTATTAAAAGCTATTCTAATTAATAGCTAA
- a CDS encoding protein-glutamate O-methyltransferase encodes MLEIEDRLFLKFCDFIYNNSGMRFDEKNKFVLQSRINDAIRELTLENPSQLYNLIIGEKLKKEYFLDLVTTNLTRFFRNSLHFQTFEKFVIPNLIKIKKIEEKNRIIIWSAGCSTGEEPYSLAFVLKSKLPKEIDFIIIASDLSLKSLMIAKEGYYSSSKCENIPKEYRHYIYSHSNGYKIKNEIKNHIRFDYHNLNFESNFSQIDVIFCRNVLIYFDEKSKIKVLKKFYNNMSKNSYLFIGHSESLFGLNLPFKFLKTPWAIIYEKKDTGCKKEKFKLKNKYKL; translated from the coding sequence ATGCTAGAAATTGAAGATCGGCTATTTTTAAAATTTTGCGACTTTATATATAACAACAGCGGAATGCGTTTTGACGAAAAAAATAAATTTGTTCTTCAAAGCAGAATTAATGATGCGATACGAGAACTTACTCTTGAAAACCCATCACAACTTTATAATTTAATAATTGGTGAAAAATTAAAAAAAGAATATTTCTTGGATTTAGTCACAACCAATTTAACAAGATTTTTTAGAAATTCACTACATTTTCAAACTTTTGAAAAATTTGTAATTCCTAATTTAATTAAAATTAAAAAAATAGAAGAAAAAAATAGGATTATTATCTGGTCTGCGGGATGCTCAACAGGAGAAGAACCTTATTCATTGGCATTTGTACTCAAATCAAAGCTTCCAAAAGAAATAGATTTTATTATTATTGCTTCTGATTTAAGTTTAAAATCTTTGATGATAGCAAAAGAGGGATATTACTCATCAAGTAAATGTGAAAATATTCCTAAAGAATATCGACACTATATATATTCTCATTCAAACGGATATAAAATTAAAAATGAAATTAAAAATCACATAAGATTTGATTATCATAACTTAAACTTTGAAAGTAATTTTTCACAAATTGATGTTATTTTCTGTAGAAATGTATTAATATATTTTGATGAAAAATCAAAAATTAAAGTACTTAAAAAATTTTACAATAACATGTCTAAAAATAGCTATTTATTTATAGGACACTCAGAATCACTTTTTGGACTTAACCTTCCTTTTAAATTTTTAAAAACACCTTGGGCAATAATATATGAAAAAAAAGATACTGGTTGTAAAAAAGAAAAATTTAAATTAAAAAATAAATATAAGTTATAA
- a CDS encoding diacylglycerol/polyprenol kinase family protein produces MFNRLKKEIFREDVKYEIFRKFFHIFSLIILVFYRINFWIGLISNILFMILYLSSEVFRITKKKLLFFKNISDIILKSRKILPNKVSFPPIFLFLGILISYCLVVGPFNYIGIFSVCLGDGFASLAGKLIPSFKLVNDKTISGSLVVFCATFFSYYYFFPCLTLALILGILAVLVELFDTANYDNLFLPLIVSTSSYFLTFFFYSQ; encoded by the coding sequence ATGTTTAATAGACTTAAGAAAGAAATCTTTAGAGAAGATGTTAAGTATGAAATTTTTAGAAAATTTTTTCATATTTTTAGCTTGATAATTTTGGTTTTTTATAGAATAAATTTTTGGATAGGACTTATTTCTAATATACTTTTTATGATTTTATACTTAAGTTCTGAAGTTTTTAGAATTACTAAAAAAAAACTACTTTTTTTTAAAAATATTTCAGACATAATATTAAAATCAAGAAAAATATTACCCAATAAAGTATCTTTTCCTCCCATTTTTTTGTTTTTAGGTATATTGATATCGTATTGCTTGGTTGTGGGTCCCTTTAATTATATTGGAATATTCTCAGTATGTCTTGGTGATGGATTTGCAAGTCTTGCTGGAAAGTTAATTCCCTCTTTTAAGCTTGTAAACGATAAAACCATTTCTGGTAGCCTTGTTGTATTTTGTGCTACTTTTTTTTCATATTATTATTTTTTTCCTTGTTTAACATTAGCTTTAATTCTTGGAATTTTAGCAGTATTGGTAGAGCTTTTTGATACTGCAAATTATGATAATTTATTTTTACCACTTATTGTTTCAACTTCGTCCTATTTTTTAACTTTCTTTTTTTATAGCCAGTAA
- a CDS encoding DNA/RNA non-specific endonuclease, translated as MKKRSKFFLYCYILCLAGFLFFSLNPKILKQIKHRIYDYLEIIENKYITITKTIPIKESQLIPKGYLTTQIISKKHYTLGYAESARQSEWAAYPLKREMVELALTLLKSKKIKRSTKFFEDANIKGIFPKLEDYFKSGYDRGHIVSSADMSFSENAMKDTYFLSNMSPQKSEFNSGIWLKLEKLVREWAISKGYIYIISAGILTENKGFIGKNRILIPKNFYKIVLAINNNNSFDIISFIIPNEKAKDLDLKNYVVTVDLIEKKTKIHFFEKLDSKIKKNIKKIKNTHSWKFK; from the coding sequence ATGAAAAAAAGATCAAAATTTTTTCTTTACTGCTATATTTTATGTCTAGCGGGATTTTTATTTTTTTCCTTAAATCCAAAAATCCTAAAACAAATTAAACATAGAATTTATGACTATTTAGAGATAATAGAAAATAAATATATTACCATTACAAAAACTATTCCAATAAAAGAATCACAATTAATACCAAAAGGATATCTTACTACTCAAATAATAAGCAAAAAACACTATACTTTGGGATATGCTGAAAGCGCAAGACAATCTGAATGGGCTGCTTATCCGCTTAAAAGAGAAATGGTAGAACTAGCATTAACTTTGTTAAAATCCAAAAAGATTAAAAGAAGCACTAAATTCTTTGAAGACGCCAACATCAAAGGCATTTTTCCAAAACTTGAAGATTACTTTAAAAGCGGTTATGACAGGGGGCACATAGTAAGTTCTGCAGATATGTCTTTTTCTGAAAATGCAATGAAAGATACATATTTTTTATCAAATATGTCCCCTCAAAAAAGCGAATTTAATTCTGGAATTTGGCTAAAACTTGAAAAATTGGTAAGAGAATGGGCAATCTCAAAAGGATATATATATATAATTAGTGCTGGAATTTTAACGGAAAATAAAGGATTTATTGGTAAAAACAGAATTTTGATACCTAAAAATTTTTATAAAATAGTACTAGCAATTAACAATAACAATTCTTTTGACATAATCTCTTTTATCATCCCAAATGAGAAAGCAAAAGACTTGGATTTGAAAAATTATGTTGTTACCGTCGATTTAATTGAAAAAAAAACAAAGATACATTTTTTTGAAAAACTTGATTCAAAAATTAAAAAAAATATCAAAAAAATAAAAAATACACATTCTTGGAAGTTTAAATGA